Below is a window of Bacillota bacterium DNA.
ATTCTGATCACGGAACAGGGTGTTGAAGTGTTATCCCAGGCACCGAGGGAGACTTTTGTTCTTTAGGAGGGTTTAACAAATGATTTCAACCAATGATTTTCGAACCGGGCTTACCATTGAACTTGAAGGTGAAGTATATACGGTGGTGGATTTTCAACATGTGAAGCCCGGCAAAGGGGCGGCTTTTGTCCGCTCGAAGCTAAAAAATGTTCGTAGCGGGGGAGTGATCGAACGCACGTTTCGAGCCGGAGAAAAGGTGGAAACGGCTCATGTTGAGCGCCGAGAAATGCAGTATCTGTACGCTGCCGGTGACAGTTATAATTTTATGGATACCCAAACGTTTGAACAGCTGGCGCTAACTGCAGACCACTTAGGCGAAAACTTAAAGTATATTACCGAAAACATGACAATTGTAGTACAGGTATACGAAGGTAGTATTCTAGGTATAGAAGTACCGAACTTTGTTGATCTTAAAGTGGTGGAGACCGCCCCGGGCGCTCGGGGAGATACTGTTTCTGGGGCCACCAAACCAGCAACCTTGGAGACGGGAGCAACAGTTCAAGTTCCCTTATTCATAGAGGAAGGGGATCTGATCCGTATCGATACTCGTACCGGCGAATATCTTACTAGGGCTTAATAAGGAGGAAGAGTTATGAGCAAGCTTCAGGAAAAAGTGGCTTATTTGAAGGGATTAGCTGAAGGCTTAGGGGTGGAAAAGGCCAGTCGTGAAGGTCGATTATTAACAGAAATCATTTCTGTGTTGGATGACATGACTGAAGAACTGTGTCGCCTTAGTGAAACTCAACAGGAAATTGAGGAGTATATCAGCGCTTTAGACGAAAGTGTGGGTGAGCTAGAGGACGATTACTGGGGTTTTCATGAGGATGAAGAGGACGAGGATGACTATGAGGACGAAGATGACTACGAGGACGATGATTTCATTGAATTAGAGTGTCCTACCTGTCACGAAACAGTGTTTCTTGAAGGGGATATCCTAGATGATGACAGTGTGGACGAAGTGTCTTGTCCTGAGTGTGGCGGAGTAATCTTTGATTTCGGCAGGGCCAACGCTGAGGACGAAGCAGATATAACTGTTCCGCCAGAAGACTGACACTTACTGTTTTGCCGACCTGCAACGCAAGTTGCAGGTCTTTTTGCTTTCGCTCAGCATAAAGATGGTAATGGGACAACATGGGAGGGGAACGAAGTGAAGCGCCGATCTCAGGTTGAAATACTGGAAAAAGAAATCATTCCTTACCTGGCGCTTTCTCTTCATGAACCCCTAAGATTGCTACCGGCGAAAGTTAAGGAAGGGATTTTAGAAATAAGGCTCCGAGTTGGACGTCCGGTAATGCTAGTTCACGACCGCAGTGATACAGTGTTAGCTGGAAGTGGGCTGTTGGCCAAGGAAGAGATGGAGCAATGTGTACAATTTATCACCCAATCGTCTGTTTACGCCTGCGAGGAGGAACTGCGACAAGGTTACATAACCCTTCCTGCCGGCCATCGTGTCGGGATAGTAGGTAAAGCTGTTTTGGAAGAAGGGTGTATCCGCACGATAAAGCACATAAGTGGTCTAAACATTCGCTTAGCAAAACAGGTAATTGGTGCCGCTGATTTGGTGCTGCCCTATCTTGTACAAGGGCATGCTTTTATCAGTACGTTGATAGTGTCGCCGCCTGGCTGTGGAAAAACCACTTTGCTAAGGGATCTGATTCGGCAGCTAAGCAGCGGCATTACCAGTCTAAAATTGAAGGGTTACAAGATTGGAGTAGTGGACGAGCGTTCAGAAATAGCAGCTTGTTTTCAAGGTGCACCTCAAAACGATGTGGGTCCGCGCACCGATGTTTTAGACGGGGCGAAAAAAGTCGAAGGCATAATGTTACTACTTAGATCTATGTCCCCGGAGATCATTGCCACCGATGAAGTTGGCTCGTCGGCAGACATAATGGCTCTGGAAGAAGCATTGGTTAGTGGTGTGAAACTGATAGCGACAAGTCATGGGGACGGGGTGGATGATCTCGTACTGCGACCGGTGCTGCGGCAATTGGTGGACCGAGG
It encodes the following:
- the spoIIIAA gene encoding stage III sporulation protein AA — translated: MKRRSQVEILEKEIIPYLALSLHEPLRLLPAKVKEGILEIRLRVGRPVMLVHDRSDTVLAGSGLLAKEEMEQCVQFITQSSVYACEEELRQGYITLPAGHRVGIVGKAVLEEGCIRTIKHISGLNIRLAKQVIGAADLVLPYLVQGHAFISTLIVSPPGCGKTTLLRDLIRQLSSGITSLKLKGYKIGVVDERSEIAACFQGAPQNDVGPRTDVLDGAKKVEGIMLLLRSMSPEIIATDEVGSSADIMALEEALVSGVKLIATSHGDGVDDLVLRPVLRQLVDRGLFGRIVFLGLSQGVGTIEAIYDGHSLQPVLTCRAAAGGKGYEDKVSRRPHTDLCYR
- a CDS encoding AraC family transcriptional regulator; this encodes MSKLQEKVAYLKGLAEGLGVEKASREGRLLTEIISVLDDMTEELCRLSETQQEIEEYISALDESVGELEDDYWGFHEDEEDEDDYEDEDDYEDDDFIELECPTCHETVFLEGDILDDDSVDEVSCPECGGVIFDFGRANAEDEADITVPPED
- the efp gene encoding elongation factor P, producing the protein MISTNDFRTGLTIELEGEVYTVVDFQHVKPGKGAAFVRSKLKNVRSGGVIERTFRAGEKVETAHVERREMQYLYAAGDSYNFMDTQTFEQLALTADHLGENLKYITENMTIVVQVYEGSILGIEVPNFVDLKVVETAPGARGDTVSGATKPATLETGATVQVPLFIEEGDLIRIDTRTGEYLTRA